Proteins encoded together in one Porites lutea chromosome 2, jaPorLute2.1, whole genome shotgun sequence window:
- the LOC140928049 gene encoding uncharacterized protein, which produces MKVNLTDVLGSEGLDVASENLMPCKPTTPHDLNTTRTASEVIVASGAGIFYLALCTLSVLGVWSTSCARLCSSRGTFFVFFISALIASVNVFSNSDNLEVKLYFRLSAFVFVGIAYTLFGASLFFSLPDEGENRQTLGQQQPAMGCVVGVVTFLLFLLEAVLLAFACTKGAKNAIPVDPSEKTITWILIIIDKSAFFLQKPFQLAIYLYLRTTCLSTQEFKGNAEFYFRIMSFFNFIEWIDAQVNVEIDVALSGPIIDELDGWFNVFVVGYKALIIDYRLLCCFLFLEHSAEIPDVNQLPEVPENEDRFINCMASRDQLKMYAGFFAGCLCITAPVLCGLYFIHSLNIGAFVQVFAIIVNTAIFFLAAYFLYSNDLEDGEISESMGVKIMVGCMGAVGFTCWLVEAAIAGYWAKTASQRDDIVDQSLMSWDSAKFLVRGLTGTFLICVFMKVNARSLPFRNINKRWNHLLVPVIMLGIFSVFGETLLDQYKGPLDTRLRCEIKEESLKILLEVGPPMYLGFLIHVFLHFFILWSNLGKRPIAGREDSLASFSTFERASSIATYVSLEHEGEDSEEEFFDALEHVDDTDNFRI; this is translated from the exons ATGAAAGTTAATCTAACGGACGTTTTGGGAAGTGAAGGCCTAGATGTGGCTTCTGAGAACTTAATGCCCTGCAAGCCAACAACGCCGCATGATCTAAATACAACAAGAACCGCATCTGAAGTGATTGTCGCTTCGGGAGCAGGGATCTTTTACTTAGCATTGTGCACGCTTAGCGTACTCGGTGTTTGGTCAACTTCTTGTGCCAGACTGTGCTCTTCACGAGgaacgttttttgttttcttcattaGTGCATTGATCGCTTCTGTGAATGTCTTCTCCAACTCCGACAATCTAGAGGTCAAGCTATACTTCCGTTTATCTGCCTTTGTGTTTGTCGGAATAGCTTACACATTGTTTGGTGCTTCTCTTTTCTTCTCTCTGCCAGACGaaggagaaaatcgacaaactTTGGGTCAACAACAGCCTGCAATGGGGTGCGTTGTTGGTGTGGtgacatttcttttatttctacTCGAAGCCGTGCTTTTGGCATTTGCGTGCACGAAAGGCGCTAAGAATGCGATACCCGTAGATCCCTCTGAGAAAACAATCACTTGGATCTTGATTATTATAGACAAGTCAGCTTTCTTCCTTCAAAAGCCTTTTCAGCTTGCCATATACCTCTACTTGCGGACCACTTGTCTTAGTACGCAAGAATTCAAAGGGAATGCTGAATTTTACTTTAGAATTATGTCCTTCTTCAACTTTATAGAGTGGATAGACGCTCAGGTGAACGTGGAAATTGATGTTGCCCTGAGTGGACCTATCATTGATGAACTCGATGGATGGTTTAATGTTTTTGTAGTTGGTTACAAGGCGTTGATAATAGATTACCGTTTGCTatgttgtttcctttttctggAGCATTCTGCAGAAATTCCAGATGTAAATCAGCTTCCTGAGGTCCCAGAAAATGAAGACCGATTCATTAATTGTATGGCTTCAAGGGATCAACTTAAGATGTATGCGGGGTTCTTCGCTGGTTGTTTGTGTATTACCGCACCTGTCCTCTGTGGTCTTTATTTCATTCACAGCCTTAACATCGGCGCATTCGTCCAGGTATTCGCCATTATTGTCAATACGGCAATATTTTTTCTCGCCGCATATTTCCTTTACAGCAATGATTTAGAAGACGGCGAGATTTCTGAATCAATGGGAGTCAAAATCATG GTTGGCTGCATGGGTGCTGTTGGCTTCACTTGTTGGTTAGTAGAAGCAGCGATTGCCGGCTACTGGGCGAAGACGGCTTCTCAGAGAGACGACATAGTCGACCAATCATTAATGAGCTGGGATTCGGCAAAATTTCTCGTACGTGGGCTTACAGGAACATTTCTGATATGCGTGTTCATGAAAGTAAATGCACGATCATTGCCATTTCGGAATATAAACAAGAGATGGAATCATTTGCTCGTTCCTGTCATCATGTTAGGAATATTTTCAGTGTTTGGAGAAACCTTGCTTGACCAGTATAAGGGACCTCTCGATACCAGACTTCG TTGTGAAATCAAAGAGGAAAGTTTGAAGATTCTTCTGGAGGTTGGGCCGCCCATGTATCTCGGATTCTTGATTCACGTGTTTCTGCACTTTTTTATACTTTGGTCAAATCTTGGTAAAAGGCCAATTGCAGGTCGAGAAGATTCTTTAGCTTCTTTTTCAACCTTCGAAAGAGCCAGTTCTATTGCAACCTATGTATCCCTAGAACACGAAGGAGAAGACTCAGAAGAAGAATTTTTTGATGCGTTGGAACATGTAGATGATACTGATAATTTTCGGATTTAA